The Phacochoerus africanus isolate WHEZ1 chromosome 3, ROS_Pafr_v1, whole genome shotgun sequence genome window below encodes:
- the EN1 gene encoding homeobox protein engrailed-1, with protein MEEQQPEPKSQRDSGLGAAAVAAAPGSLGLSLSPGASGSSGSSGSDGDSVPVSPQPAPPSPPAAPCLPPLAHHPHLPPHPPPPPPPPQHLAAPAHQPQPAAQLHRTTNFFIDNILRPDFGCKKEQPPPQLLVAAAAGGGAGGGRVERDRGQTGAGRDPVHPLGTRAPGAASLLCAPDANCGPPDGSPPAGGGGGAGASKAGNPAAAAAAAAAAAAVAAAAAAAAAAAKPSDSGGGSGGGVGSPGAQGAKYPDHSNPAILLMGSANGGPVVKTDSQQPLVWPAWVYCTRYSDRPSSGPRTRKLKKKKNEKEDKRPRTAFTAEQLQRLKAEFQANRYITEQRRQTLAQELSLNESQIKIWFQNKRAKIKKATGIKNGLALHLMAQGLYNHSTTTVQDKDESE; from the exons ATGGAAGAACAGCAGCCGGAACCTAAAAGTCAGCGGGACTCGGGCCTCGgcgcggcggcggtggcggcggcccCGGGCAGCCTCGGCCTGAGCCTTAGCCCCGGCGCGagcggcagcagcggcagcagcggcAGCGATGGAGACAGCGTGCCGGTGTCCCCGCAGCCCGCGCCCCCCTCGCCGCCCGCGGCGCCCTGCCTGCCGCCCCTGGCCCACCACCCGCACCTCCCCCCgcatcccccgcccccgccgccaccGCCTCAGCATCTCGCGGCGCCTGCTCACCAGCCTCAGCCCGCGGCCCAGCTGCACCGCACCACCAACTTTTTCATCGACAACATCCTGAGGCCGGACTTCGGCTGCAAAAAGGAGCAGCCGCCGCCACAGCTCCTGGTGGCGGCGGCAGCCGGAGGAGGCGCAGGAGGAGGCCGGGTAGAGCGTGACAGAGGCCAGACCGGCGCAGGTAGAGATCCTGTCCACCCGCTGGGCACCAGGGCGCCAGGCGCCGCCTCGCTCCTGTGCGCCCCGGACGCGAACTGTGGCCCACCCGACGGCTCCCCGCcagccggcggcggcggcggcgcgggagCGTCCAAGGCTGGGAAtccggcagcggcggcggcagcggcggcggctgcagcggccgtggcagcggcagcggcagcggcagcagcagcggccAAACCTTCGGACAGCGGCGGTGGCAGTGGAGGCGGCGTAGGGAGCCCAGGTGCGCAGGGTGCTAAGTACCCAGACCACAGCAACCCCGCCATCCTGCTAATGGGCTCAGCCAACGGCGGGCCCGTAGTCAAAACTGACTCGCAGCAGCCCCTCGTATGGCCCGCCTGGGTCTACTGCACGCGCTACTCGGATCGTCCGTCCTCCG GTCCGCGCACGAGGAagctgaagaagaagaagaacgaGAAGGAGGACAAGAGGCCGAGGACGGCGTTCACGGCCGAGCAGCTGCAGAGACTCAAGGCGGAGTTCCAGGCGAACCGCTACATCACCGAGCAGCGGCGgcagaccctggcccaggaactcagcCTCAACGAGTCCCAGATCAAGATCTGGTTCCAGAACAAGCGCGCCAAGATCAAGAAAGCCACGGGCATCAAGAACGGCCTGGCGCTGCACCTCATGGCGCAGGGACTGTACAACCACTCTACCACCACGGTCCAGGACAAAGACGAGAGCGAGTAG